A part of Aspergillus flavus chromosome 1, complete sequence genomic DNA contains:
- a CDS encoding uncharacterized protein (uncharacterized conserved protein-domain containing protein), which translates to MATQHYQAPPLPINVPSKAPAPVNLYPISRVSGSPPDVSDTSTTAGSRTSAGFSYGSGSISGDYESSSASYSGVDVVDVLSDRMQNVFDPTPLDKGLARQAQASGQLNAKQRELLELQALAQRRLQGVRANFSDGIKVARETKRDLEWTQKRVSALKAKAEAVHPDEYRRATKKYTYDDDY; encoded by the exons ATGGCGACTCAACACTATCAAGCTCCCCCCCTTCCTATCAATGTTCCCTCCAAGGCGCCGGCACCTGTCAATCTGTATCCTATCAGCCGTGTTTCAGGATCCCCACCAGATGTATCTGATACCAGCACGACGGCGGGTAGTCGCACATCCGCCGGCTTCAGCTACGGGTCTGGGAGCATCAGCGGCGATTACGAGTCGAGTTCTGCATCGTACTCTGGAGTCGATGTTGTCGATGTCTTGAGTGACCGCATGCAGAACGTGTTTGACCCCACGCCATTGGATAAAGGGCTGGCAAGACAGGCACAGGC TTCCGGACAGCTGAATGCCAAACAACGTGAACTCCTTGAATTGCAAGCTCTCGCCCAGCGACGACTGCAAGGTGTACGTGCCAACTTCTCTGACGGCATCAAAGTAGCCCGGGAGACTAAGAGGGACCTGGAATGGACACAAAAACGAGTGAG TGCGTTGAAGGCAAAAGCTGAGGCTGTGCATCCCGACGAATACCGACGGGCGACGAAGAAGTATACTTATGACGACGATTACTGA
- a CDS encoding vesicular-fusion protein sec18 — protein MFNRNNFSMPFGSRPSREDGHSSPSPGQGPPPYPRREYNTNPAPTGGVGYEYRPHPPDYDTVMTDVYNISRGYGAPVGRPSQPPQMPPRAPVGGSSGRTWTLRPAKSPDNNYTFGNLVAVSPQDFPPTRDGLDLFLLVNDLYVFSARPYDGFPPGHISMSDPQRTWAGVAFTDSVNVQIYDPFSQGGQAYIGSTDIEIGFAGKKRVETPYDQDELGSVVVKNFENQIFAPGQKILMDHRSIPLILTVKTVQRVDLSSEKADLSSGQVETDPSARGILTRHSQINFFKDARTGINLKASNRRPAANSIIQPDFKFENMGIGGLDAEFSTIFRRAFASRIFPPGLVEKLGIQHVKGMLLYGPPGTGKTLIARQIGKMLNAREPKIINGPEVLNKYVGQSEENIRKLFADAEAEYKEKGEESGLHIIIFDELDAVCKQRGSGAGGGTGVGDSVVNQLLSKLDGVDQLNNILLIGMTNRKDMIDDALLRPGRLEVHMEISLPDEKGRAQILKIHTQKMRDNNVMDVDVNLSELALMTKNFSGAEIAGLVKSASSFAFSRHVKVGTMAGISDDVVNMKVNRGDFHNALDEVKPAFGVSEEELSSRIQYGIIHYSDQINEILREGQLFVKQVGESTPLFSVLLHGPTASGKTALAARIAIDSGFPFIKLISPEDMVGFSEMAKVQYISKIFDDAYKSRTSVVVVDNIERIIDWVPIGPRFSNTVLQTLMVFLRKQPTKERRLLVLATTTQRAVLKQLDVYNSFNSDIMVPNVMTCAELEYIMKQSETFNDQEIAQVLGAIGGIDQADKAPQEKVIGVGVKKVLLGIETARQDADKVERFVRVIDRAIEEERSFD, from the exons ATGTTCAACCGCAATAACTTTTCTATGCCTTTCGGCTCCCGGCCCTCTCGCGAAGACGGTCATTCAAGCCCCAGCCCGGGCCAGGGACCTCCTCCATATCCACGAAGAGAATACAACACTAACCCTGCGCCTACGGGTGGTGTAGGGTATGAATACCGCCCTCATCCGCCCGACTATGACACTGTAATGACTGACgtttataatatatcaaGGGGATATGGAGCACCGGTGGGAAGGCCTAGTCAACCGCCACAAATGCCCCCGAGAGCCCCCGTTGGGGGAAGCTCAGGGAGAACCTGGACCTTGCGCCCCGCGAAGAGCCCCGATAACAATTACACCTTTGGTAACTT AGTTGCAGTTTCGCCGCAGGATTTCCCGCCCACCCGCGATGGACTCgaccttttccttcttgtaAACGATCTTTATGTATTTTCCGCGCGCCCATATGATGGCTTCCCGCCGGGTCACATCAGCATGTCGGACCCTCAGCGGACGTGGGCTGGAGTTGCATTCACAGACTCTGTCAACGTACAGATTTACGATCCGTTCAGTCAAGGCGGGCAGGCTTATATCGGTTCCACGGACATTGAAATAGGTTTCGCCGGCAAGAAGAGGGTCGAAACTCCTTATGACCAAGACGAGTTGGGTAGTGTTGTGGTCAAG AATTTTGAAAACCAAATATTTGCCCCGGGTCAGAAGATTTTGATGGACCATAGAAGCATTCCTCTTATACTAACGGTTAAAACCGTCCAACGTGTCGATTTGAGTTCCGAGAAAGCTGATCTCTCCAGCGGTCAAGTGGAGACCGATCCCAGCGCCAGGGGAATACTCACGAGGCATTCTCAGATCAATTTTTTCAAGGATGCTCGCACTGGAATCAATTTGAAAGCGTCGAACCGTCGGCCAGCGGCGAACTCTATTATCCAGCCCGACTTCAAATTCGAGAACATGGGTATTGGAGGTCTTGATGCAGAGTTTAGCACAATCTTTCGTCGTGCATTTGCGTCTCGCATTTTCCCCCCAGGCTTAGTTGAGAAGCTTGGTATCCAGCATGTAAAGGGTATGCTGCTTTATGGCCCTCCAGGAACTGGTAAAACGTTGATTGCCCGGCAAATTGGCAAGATGTTAAACGCAAGGGAACCAAAGATCATCAACGGTCCTGAAGTGCTGAATAAATACGTTGGCCAGTCAGAGGAAAACATTCGAAAGCTTTTTGCAGATGCAGAAGCTGAGTACAAAGAGAAAGGCGAGGAAAGTGGGCTTCACATCATCATTTTCGATGAGCTGGATGCTGTGTGTAAGCAGCGTGGCAGCGGAGCAGGCGGTGGCACGGGCGTAGGTGATAGTGTGGTGAACCAACTGCTATCAAAGCTCGATGGTGTCGACCAActcaacaacatcctcctTATTGGTATGACCAACAGGAAGGATATGATCGATGATGCGCTATTGCGACCTGGTCGTCTTGAGGTCCATATGGAAATCTCACTCCCTGATGAGAAGGGCCGAGCTCAGATTCTCAAGATTCATACCCAGAAGATGAGGGACAACAACGtgatggatgtggatgtgAATCTATCCGAGCTAGCACTGATGACCAAGAACTTTTCGGGTGCCGAGATTGCAGGTCTTGTCAAATCCGCATCTTCATTCGCCTTTTCCCGCCATGTCAAGGTTGGAACAATGGCCGGTATTAGCGATGACGTGGTTAACATGAAAGTCAACCGAGGTGACTTCCACAATGCTCTTGACGAAGTTAAACCTGCGTTTGGTGTATCAGAGGAGGAACTTTCGAGCCGTATTCAGTACGGCATTATCCATTACTCCGATCAGATTAACGAAATCTTAAGAGAGGGTCAGCTCTTTGTGAAGCAAGTTGGGGAATCGACGCCTTTGTTCTCCGTCTTGTTGCATGGTCCAACTGCATCAGGAAAGACTGCGCTCGCAGCCCGGATTGCCATTGACTCTGGTTTCCCCTTCATCAAGCTGATCAGCCCTGAAGATATGGTCGGCTTTAGCGAAATGGCCAAGGTTCAATATATCAGCAAGATATTCGATGACGCCTACAAGAGTCGTACCAGTGTGGTCGTCGTCGATAACATCGAAAGAATCATTGATTGGGTCCCAATCGGACCTCGGTTTAGCAATACTGTTTTGCAGACATTAATGGTCTTTTTGAGAAAGCAGCCGACCAAGGAGCGGCGATTGCTGGTTCTAGCAACTACAACCCAGAGAGCTGTCCTGAAGCAGCTGGATGTGTACAACTCATTCAATTCTGATATCATGGTCCCGAATGTCATGACGTGTGCCGAGTTAGAGTACATCATGAAACAGTCGGAGACGTTTAATGACCAGGAAATTGCCCAGGTGTTAGGAGCAATTGGGGGTATCGACCAGGCTGATAAGGCCCCTCAAGAAAAAGTCATCGGTGTCGGTGTCAAAAAAGTGCTGTTGGGCATTGAGACAGCCAGGCAGGATGCTGACAAGGTTGAACGGTTCGTGCGTGTTATTGATAGGGCcatcgaagaagagaggagtTTCGACTAG
- a CDS encoding ribosomal protein arginine N-methytransferase rmt3, with protein MSVSIPSDRPPKDDDSCSTHSEDSDISNEEGWEDVEPDDETQPVVGLFSEKVYPDVLSMLQETKDKYNFDLRRIQKELDLDFLGTIKLVNYIRSQVKAGNLSPDVSSKSNFEDEVYLKPVLEDDALLYSLDDIEDQDPEVPGGTEAERRVTELQEDLERLQSQFSEYRIAVQKSMEEQLSKEDEKLISAASSAQKSTSKAEAIDSDYFSSYSYNGIHESMLKDAIRTDGYRDFIYENKHLFKDKVVLDVGCGTGILSMFCAKAGARKVISVDNSNIIDRAKEIIHENGFGDVITCIRGKIEEVTLPVPQVDIIVSEWMGYCLLFEAMFDSVIYARDRYLAPGGLMVPSHATLRIAPFADPDFIDSHISFWNDVYGFNMRSMLTGIYDEALVRSVQPSTIPGDSSVFLPLPLHTITVDELSFLKEFQVTLNEDVDSLDGWAIWFDIFFMPSRDSPISDDAIPSEMQKKGFVAFTTGPDGPETHWQQGILLIDHGKKSALPLKKGQTITGKVGYQKKSKESRSLDISIEWNVQEGEKGSQEWSLQ; from the exons ATGTCGGTTTCAATTCCCTCTGACCGTCCCCCAAAGGATGATGATTCCTGCTCTACACATTCTGAGGACTCTGACATTAGcaatgaagaaggatgggAGGACGTTGAGCCCGACGACGAGACCCAGCCAGTGGTCGGCCTGTTCTCCGAGAAAGTTTATCCCGATGTGCTTTCAATGCTACAGGAGACCAAAGACAAGTACAACTTTGACCTGCGAAGAATACAAAAAGAGCTCG ATCTAGATTTCCTGGGTACTATCAAGCTGGTGAACTATATTCGCTCTCAAGTTAAAGCTGGAAATCTGTCTCCTGACGTGTCTTCCAAATCCAACTTCGAAGACGAGGTCTACCTGAAGCCCGTGCTCGAGGATGATGCTCTTCTGTATAGCTTGGACGACATCGAAGACCAAGACCCGGAGGTTCCAGGTGGTACTGAGGCAGAAAGGCGTGTAACCGAACTCCAAGAAGACTTGGAACGTCTACAGAGCCAGTTCTCTGAATACAGGATTGCCGTCCAGAAGTCGATGGAAGAGCAGTTGTCAAAGGAGGATGAAAAGCTTATCTCGGCTGCTTCCTCGGCCCAAAAATCTACTAGCAAAGCCGAAGCAATTGATTCAGACTACTTCTCATCCTATTCTTACAATG GCATTCACGAATCTATGCTGAAAGACGCTATTCGTACTGATGGCTACCGCGACTTTATCTATGAGAACAAGCATCTGTTCAAGGATAAGGTTGTTCTGGACGTTGGATGCGGCACAGGAATCCTGTCAATGTTCTGCGCCAAAGCAGGTGCCCGGAAAGTCATTTCGGTGGACAACTCGAACATCATTGATAGAGCAAAGGAGATCATTCACGAGAATGGCTTTGGGGATGTTATAAC ATGCATCCGTGGCaagattgaagaagtcaCTCTGCCCGTTCCTCAGGTCGATATCATCGTGTCTGAATGGATGGGTTATTGTCTTCTGTTTGAAGCCATGTTTGATTCCGTCATCTATGCTAGAGACCGTTATCTGGCACCCGGAGGATTGATGGTCCCGTCGCATGCTACACTGCGTATTGCTCCCTTTGCCGACCCTGACTTCATTGACTCCCATATCTCGTTTTGGAATGATGTCTACGGTTTCAACATGCGGAGCATGCTCACGGGTATCTACGATGAAGCGCTTGTCCGTAGCGTGCAACCATCAACTATCCCCGGAGACTCTTCCGTCTTCTTACCACTCCCACTGCATACAATCACTGTCGATGAACTGTCTTTCTTGAAGGAGTTCCAGGTTACCTTGAATGAGGACGTTGACTCGCTTGATGGCTGGGCTATCTGGTTTGACATATTCTTCATGCCGTCCAGAGATTCCCCTATTTCGGACGATGCCATCCCTTCGGAGATGCAAAAGAAGGGCTTTGTTGCTTTCACTACTGGCCCTGATGGCCCAGAAACTCATTGGCAACAAGgtatcctcctcatcgaccACGGAAAGAAGAGTGCCCTGCCCTTGAAGAAAGGCCAGACGATTACGGGAAAAGTTGGCTACCAAAAGAAATCAAAGGAATCACGGTCTCTGGACATCTCCATCGAATGGAATGTTCAAGAGGGCGAAAAGGGCTCCCAGGAATGGAGTTTGCAGTGA
- a CDS encoding conidiophore development protein HymA — protein sequence MAFFFNRGRSRHPSDIVRSIKDQLVRLREASPTAAKVEDELAKQLSQMKLIVQGTQEIEVSPEQVHALVQATLQEDLLYELARSLYILPFEARKDTQTIFSHILRFKPGNPNQADPPVISYIVHNRPEVIIELCKGYEHSQSAMPCGTILREALKFDVIAAIILYDQSEDGEPAIRLGEVQPGVPQTGNGIFWNFFHWIDRGTFELSADAFTTFREILTRHKSLVTGYLATNFDRFFDQFNSVLVQSDSYVTKRQSIKLLGEILLDRANYNVMMAYVESGENLKLCMKLLRDDRKMVQYEGFHVFKVFVANPNKSVAVQRILINNRDRLLKFLPRFLEDRTDDDQFTDEKSFLVRQIELLPKEPIDPTRSAREPSRPGVNTATVA from the exons atggccttcttcttcaatcgcGGCCGATCCCGACATCCTTCTGATATTGTCCGATCAATCAAGGATCAGTTGGTGAGGCTTCGTGAAGCTTCACCCACTGCTGCTAAG GTGGAAGATGAGCTGGCTAAACAACTTAGCCAGATGAAATTGATTGTTCAGGGAACTCAAG AAATCGAAGTGTCTCCCGAGCAAGTGCACGCGTTGGTTCAGGCTACTCTCCAAGAAGATTTGCTATACGAACTTGCGAGAAGTCTCTATATTCTACCCTTTGAAGCCCGAAAGGATACCCAGACCATATTTTCGCATATTCTCCGTTTCAAGCCCGGTAATCCAAACCAGGCCGATCCGCCAGTTATTTCCTATATTGTCCACAACCGACCAGAGGTCATTATCGAGCTATGCAAGGGCTACGAACATAGTCAAAGCGCAATGCCGTGCGGCACCATCCTGAGAGAAGCGTTAAAATTCGACGTCATTGCGGCGATCATCCTATATGACCAGTCAGAAGACGGGGAGCCGGCCATCAGACTCGGCGAAGTCCAGCCCGGTGTTCCACAAACCGGGAATGGGATTTTCTGGAATTTTTTCCACTGGATAGATAGAGGGACTTTTGAGTTAAGTGCGGATGCTTTCACAACTTTCAGA GAGATTTTGACTCGACACAAATCCTTAGTAACGGGGTATTTGGCAACGAATTTTGACAGATTCTTCGACCAATTCAACAGTGTACTCGTTCAGTCTGACTCGTACGTCACCAAACGACAGAGCATCAAACTACTTGGGGAAATTCTGCTGGACCGTGCCAACTATAATGTGATGATGGCGTACGTTGAGAGCGGGGAAAATCTCAAGCTTTGCATGAAGTTGCTACGAGACGACCGAAAAATGGTTCAATATGAGGGGTTCCACGTGTTTAAG GTGTTTGTCGCAAATCCGAATAAGTCTGTGGCGGTGCAACGCATTCTGATCAACAATCGAGACCGGCTCCTGAAATTCTTGCCTAGATTCTTGGAGGATCGCACCGATGATGATCAGTTTACTGATGAGAAAAGCTTCTTGGTCCGCCAAATTGAACTTTTACCCAAAGAACCTATTGATCCGACACGCTCGGCACGCGAGCCATCTCGGCCGGGTGTCAACACGGCCACTGTGGCTTAG
- a CDS encoding putative TBC domain protein — translation MVEDKRSASLPGAVMSESSSMIHAVPYEETVAAEAPLAVRSASLPTPVDYPLCSGKKSLAVNVQSSYPGDPSRPPLSSHRNERPQTKDGRMLEPDAAKSVVSLRSLRSIPNIVVNDAGSRPNSRPGSRPGSRPGSRWSERKFSGLWGKKSTELERDSDSPPPVPPIEAPFNGLSLDIPNTSFDGLAPQSMRFSKRGSLIKEETKQRLRQLDQNDDQEDTQESRNRQEDNEKDPTPTSTAPTEQNGTEAELLEAPVRRSKLPPSLRVRRSAMPSRVISADEDMLSRRVRLMYEKGDENVTDSEVARALAVENGVLWEEAGQTSEATSRFSGASVSGTETKSIVSSVGPEPAPSIKKEPNELAGGIEYWHNIKAGDVDRYGFIRSPTSNSNDGTEPSPIQRVSTSLLLASESPRRKHSIRPPSALGSNRSFAGRSPNRKISAPAVRPSSSQSAYSSPVRRSTSRFRQATNHLPHNRDRRFKDEAADMLTHPVDANGGSVSTAARRAARKREWRREDKWTKMARPTKSSRAGGGMTFEFDTKSSKLIERTWKGIPDRWRSTAWYAFLEASAKKRSDSPTVEELIDAYNEYQFISSPDDVQIDIDVPRTITSHIMFRRRYRGGQRLLFRVLHAMSLYFPDTGYVQGMAALAATLLAYYDEEHAFIMLVRLWQLRGLEQLYRSGFEGLMEALADFERGWLEGGEVSMKLNELGIPPTAYGTRWYLTLFNYSIPFPAQLRVWDVFMLLGDAEDPAGPGVKTEGPGASAFGKGLDVLHATSAALIDGMREIILESDFENAMKVLTSWVPIKDVELFMRVAKAEWKVHRRKKALV, via the coding sequence ATGGTGGAGGATAAGCGATCCGCTTCGTTACCTGGCGCCGTGATGTCAGAGTCTAGCTCAATGATTCACGCCGTTCCTTACGAAGAAACCGTCGCCGCAGAAGCCCCCTTGGCTGTCAGATCTGCTTCGTTGCCTACCCCAGTCGATTACCCATTGTGCTCCGGAAAGAAATCACTTGCAGTTAACGTACAGTCGAGTTATCCCGGAGACCCATCACGCCCTCCACTCTCGTCGCATAGGAATGAACGGCCGCAAACGAAAGACGGAAGGATGCTAGAGCCAGATGCTGCGAAATCAGTCGTCAGCCTGCGCTCATTGCGCTCCATTCCTAACATCGTCGTTAATGACGCTGGATCTCGTCCTAACTCTCGGCCGGGGTCTCGGCCGGGGTCGCGCCCTGGTTCTCGGTGGTCGGAACGTAAATTTAGTGGACTATGGGGCAAGAAGTCTACGGAGTTGGAAAGAGATTCGGACTCGCCACCACCTGTTCCTCCCATAGAAGCTCCCTTCAATGGACTGTCATTGGATATACCCAATACGTCTTTCGACGGCCTTGCGCCACAGTCTATGAGGTTTTCTAAGCGCGGGAGTCTCATTAAGGAGGAAACAAAGCAACGGTTGAGGCAGCTAGACCAAAATGACGACCAGGAAGACACCCAGGAGTCACGAAATAGGCAGGAAGACAACGAGAAGGACCCGACACCTACATCCACTGCTCCAACAGAGCAGAATGGGACGGAGGCGGAACTTTTAGAAGCCCCTGTAAGGCGTTCCAAACTGCCACCATCGCTTCGTGTTAGGCGAAGCGCTATGCCCAGCAGAGTTATTTCCGCAGACGAGGATATGCTGTCGCGTCGGGTCAGGCTAATGTATGAAAAAGGCGATGAGAATGTGACAGACTCGGAAGTAGCGAGAGCCCTAGCTGTGGAGAACGGTGTGCTCTGGGAAGAGGCAGGTCAAACAAGTGAGGCGACTTCTCGCTTTTCAGGCGCCAGTGTGTCTGGCACGGAAACCAAGAGCATAGTGTCCTCAGTTGGTCCTGAGCCTGCTCCGAGCATCAAGAAAGAACCCAATGAGCTAGCTGGCGGAATTGAGTATTGGCACAATATCAAGGCGGGAGACGTGGATAGATATGGTTTTATTCGCTCTCCTACCAGCAACTCCAATGATGGTACGGAGCCCAGTCCGATTCAGCGAGTATCTACGAGTCTGCTCCTCGCCTCAGAAAGCCCCCGTCGGAAACATTCCATTCGACCTCCGTCTGCACTGGGGAGTAACCGTTCATTTGCGGGTCGGTCTCCGAACCGCAAGATTTCTGCCCCAGCAGTCCGCCCTTCGTCGTCGCAGAGCGCATATAGCTCGCCAGTGCGACGGTCAACTTCACGATTTCGTCAAGCGACAAATCATCTTCCTCACAATCGCGACCGCCGATTCAAAGACGAGGCCGCCGACATGCTCACACACCCGGTCGATGCCAACGGAGGAAGTGTCAGCACAGCTGCTAGGCGTGCGGCCAGGAAGAGAGAGTGGCGAAGGGAAGACAAATGGACGAAGATGGCGAGGCCGACAAAGAGTAGCAGAGCTGGCGGTGGCATGACATTCGAGTTTGACACGAAGAGCTCCAAGCTTATTGAACGGACATGGAAAGGCATACCTGACCGATGGAGATCGACTGCCTGGTACGCCTTTCTAGAGGCAAGCGCCAAAAAGCGCAGTGATAGTCCTACGGTGGAGGAGCTCATTGACGCTTACAATGAGTACCAGTTCATATCGTCACCCGACGACGTACAAATCGATATCGATGTCCCAAGGACCATAACTAGCCATATCATGTTTCGTCGGCGGTATCGTGGCGGCCAACGCCTGCTATTCCGCGTGCTGCACGCGATGTCTTTGTATTTCCCAGATACAGGCTATGTTCAGGGCATGGCAGCCCTTGCTGCAACCCTTCTTGCTTACTACGATGAGGAACACGCCTTTATCATGCTCGTCCGTCTATGGCAGCTACGAGGACTGGAGCAGCTATACCGGTCAGGCTTCGAAGGACTGATGGAGGCTCTGGCTGACTTTGAACGGGGGTGGCtggagggaggagaggtcTCCATGAAGCTGAATGAACTCGGAATCCCGCCTACTGCGTACGGTACACGTTGGTATCTCACTCTCTTCAATTACTCTATCCCATTCCCAGCCCAGTTGCGTGTGTGGGATGTCTTTATGCTCCTTGGCGACGCTGAGGATCCAGCTGGCCCAGGCGTGAAGACCGAGGGCCCCGGCGCAAGTGCCTTTGGCAAGGGTTTGGATGTCCTCCATGCAACATCGGCGGCTCTGATTGATGGCATGCGGGAAATTATCCTTGAATCGGACTTTGAGAACGCCATGAAGGTGCTTACCAGCTGGGTTCCAATAAAGGACGTTGAATTATTCATGCGTGTCGCAAAGGCAGAATGGAAAGTCCACCGTCGTAAAAAGGCCCTTGTCTAA